GCGGTCAAATTCCTTCATTGTTTCCGGGCGGAGCCCGGCTTGTTCCAGCACGCTGCCGTATTCCTCCGCGGCGGGAAAGTAAAAACGCGTTGTGTACGGGAGGCTCCTGCGTTCCAGGGCTGTCTGGAAAGCTTCCCTGATGCGGAGAATATTGAAGCGGGCTCCGAATTCGCAGACCAGTTTCCCCTGTGGTTTCAGGACGCGGTAAACGGCATTTAAGAGAGTTTCCTGATCCGGTATCCAGTGGAAGGCCGCATTGGAGAAAACGATGTCAAACCTGTTGCGCCAGGGCATGAGGCGGGCGTCCAGCACGCGGAAGTCCATGCCGGGATAGAGCCGGCGGGCTGTTGCTATCATTTCCGGAGAGGAGTCCAGGCCGGTGACGGATGCCGATTTTTCCAGCAGGGCGTGCGTCAGCGTACCGGTTCCGCAGCCCAGGTCCAGAATGGACTGTTCTGGATTTTCCGGTACGCAGGAGAGCAGCTCTCTGCCGTATTCCGCGACAAAACCGTGTTTGTTTTCATACCATTCAGCGTTCCAGTCCATGACCTCTCCATCGTAGGGAAAAAAGGGATTTTTTTCAAGAAAGACTCTGTCTTGTTTTCATGGCATTTCTCCCGGAGGCGCTTTGTCCATTTCTCCGCGCCGTGCCGGGATTCTTCCTTGCGTTGGCGGGCGGGAAATGATTAAGATAAGCTTACTATGAAAGCAACAGCCCTGTTTCTGGCGGCTTCCGCCCTGGCCGCGGTTTCCGCCGGCGCCTATGACGGATACGGTTATGACCCCCGGCCCGCGAGTTCCTATAACAATACCATCAGCGGAGCGGCCCACATCGGCTATGATTCCCGGTATGCCTATAAGGACGTGGTGGCTTCCTCCGTGTTGAACCGCAGCGGCGTGTTCAATATCGGCGGCGAGCTGAACCTCAACCTGGCCAGGGACTGGAAGCAGGAAATCGGCGCGGAATACATGGCTTTCTGCGACGGGCTGCTGAGCGACAAGGACGCTTTTGACGCCGGCTGGAAGGCTGTCAAGGAGCTGTTCCCCAATCTTTCCTTCCGGGGCGGGTATGAGTTGAATTACGGCGGCCTTCCGGGGTATTTGAGCAAGCATATGGGGAAGGCTCCCCATTCCCTCGCCCAGTCCGTCACGGCGGGGCTGGCGTATGACGATCCGGGCCACGGCTATTTTGGCTCCCTGGATGTGCAGTACGGCTTTTACGGTATGATCGGCTGGCGCGTTGACCTGAACGCGGGCAAGCGCTGGAGCGGCCTGATTCATGAAAAGGTGGATCTGGAGCTGAGCGCCGGAACAGGTTATTCCTCCAGTTACTGGGGGCCCGGCGTAGCCGGGTTTGACCAGGTTAACATCAAGCTGGCGGCTCCCGTGCGCGTAACGGGCGTGGACTCCAGCCGCGGGTTCCGGGTTATTCCCTTCATCCAGCTTGACTGGGCGGGGAACACCCGTTCCGAAATCCGCCGCTACGCCGGCATGAACGCGATTGAGGATTTCCGCATCCGTGTGGGCGTGGAAGCCGTTTACCGTTTTTAAGCGGATGCTCCGCGGCCCCTTTCACCGGGAAGGGCCGCGGAGGCCGTTCCCTCCCCTTCCGGGGGCGTATGCCCCCACTCCCCGGCTTCCCTGAATCCCCTGCCATGTTGAAAATGATTTTTCTGCTGGCCCGGCGCATATTTATACGGCTGTTGCTGGCGCTGCTTCCGCTGGGCCTGTTTATGTTCCTGGCGCAGGCCATTCCCCTTTCCCCGCTGCAATCCCTGCTGGCGCTGGTTCCGGTGATTGCCTTTGAAGTGTGGCTCGTCATCAGGCATCTGCTGCCCGTCATGGGGGAGCTGGTGACCAAGACGCTGTATTCCTCCAATATTACTACGGATGAGGAAGTGCTGGTGGAGGCTTCCAGGCGCATGCTGAATTCCGGGGATCCCCAGGGCGCTCTGGAATTGCTGGAACGCTACCGGAAGGAGAATCCGGGGCTGGTGCGTTCCTGGCTCATGGAATCCAGCCTGCTGAACGATATGCGCCGGTACGCGGATTCCGTCAACGTCCTTCAGAAAGGTCTGGAATACGGAAGATGGCGCAAGGAGGACCGGGCTCTGTTCCTGTACAAGATAGGAGCCATTTACGAGTCCCAGCTCAATGCTCCGGACAGGGCCCGGAAATATTGGGAGGAAGCTGCGGATAAATATCCCGATACGGCCTATGGACGCTCCGCCCTGGACAAACTCTGACCGGAATCGGGAACGGAGCAAGGGTTTTTGATATAAATTTCGCCCGGCGTTATGTGCGTGGGGATTCTTTTTTCCGGAGGCGGCGGAGTCATGTAATTTCCGTACACGCAACGCAGGTAGCCATCGGCGTTTCCCATGGCGTCAAATTGGAATCCTTCAAAAGGCACGGCTTGATTTCCTTGATAATACGCGCCGGGAACTTTTTCTTTTGTGCCATATCCCCAGATGACATTGCCGGCCCAACGGGATTTTTCCCATGAATAGCGTCTGGCGATCCAATGACTTATTTTGTTCCAGCGGGCGGACGCCGCGCCCAAGGTGAGCGTTTTAAACATGAACAGAAACAACTGTTTCGGAAGGCTCCTGCCTTTTACCCGCAGATGAAGGCTGGCCAGCGTGGTGGCATGGCGGAACAGTCTGTGAAGGTATAGATAGGCGTTAGCTGCAATGAGGGATTTCGGCATGCCGTCAAGAGGGAAAATGTCAATGTGCAGTCCTATGCGGACTCTCTCTTTTCCCTTTCCAACCATGATGGTGCGGGTGTCTTCCAGTTTCATGAACGGGTAGAAGTAATCCGGCCTGGTGCGGGAATCATTTAATTCCAGATGAGCCGGATGCGGAGAAGTGTGGTAAAGCTGAAACAGCCGTTCATAATCTTCCCGGGGCATAAGTACGTCAATGTCATCATCCCACGGAATGAAACCCTGATGGCGCAATGCCCCGATCAGGCTTCCCGCGTATAGGGAATAACGTAAATTTTCTCTGTGGCAGAATTGATGAAATTCCTGTAAGATCTCAACCAGAATCCGTTTCGCCTGGGGTGCGGAGATTTCTTTCATCGGATTTTCAGATGATTTTTTATCCGGGTCGTGGAAATTTCCGGAGTCCGTTCCAGGTAGACGACTTCACATATGTCTTTTAGAAAATCGAATTTTCCTTCCCAGTCATTTCCCATGACAAAGATGTTGACGTTGTGCTTGATGATGTCTTCCCGCTTCTGTTCCCAATCATTTTCCGGGATGATCAGGTCCACGTACCGAATGGCTTCCAGCATTTGCCTGCGGTGTTCGTAATGGAAAAAAGATTGCTTGTTTTTGATGGCATTGAATGAATCCGAAGAGAGGGCGACAATCAGATAATCCCCCAAGGCTCTGGCCCGCCGAAGCAAGTTGATATGGCCGTAATGCAACATGTCGAATGTGCCGTAGGTAATCACTTTTTTCATAATGATTTGTTTTGATCCATAGCAGGGTTGGTTTGAGCAAGAGTGCTTACGCCGATAGTGGACTGGGCGCCTTTTCCCGGCGCCACTCGTATTCCTTTTTCAGGGATATGCCTTTGAGGGCCGCTTGATAGCAGGCATAAAATTCATTTTTGCGTAATGCAATGGCTGTGTTGATTTTCCGCTTAAGCCACTTAATTTGGTGGCTGCTCCTCATGTTCAGGGCAAAATAAGAGCCGTTGTCCGGTTTCCAGGAACCGCAGCAGTGGTGAATGGAAAAGCCGCGGGAGCGTATCAAGGCCGGCTGTTCAAAAAATTCCTTGGGATAAATGGTCACCAGGTCATTGCTCCAGGTTTTTCCGTTTAATAAAAAACCGGGAATTTCGTTAATGAAATAATCTGTATAGACGGTGTTGGAGACAGGCCAGCAATCCGGTTTAATTTGATCATATAAATCAAGCAGATTCATGCAGACCGGGTGATGAGGCGGGGCATAGAGAAAAGCGGTGCCGAGAGCGCAATTATAAATGTATCCCAATGAAAAACGATGATTTACAGGAAGAAGGGATAAAGGCTTAACTAGTTCTATATCGCAGTCCAAATAAAAGCCTCCGTGCTCCGTTAAAGCCTGAAGGCGTACGACGTCTCCTAAAAACCCCCATTTTTTTTGTTCCAGACATCTTCTGCCAAACTCAAAAGCGGATACATCAATATTGTTTTCGTTCCATTCAATCAGTTCAAACTCCGGGTTGAGGTCTTTCCATCTTTGCACATTGTCCAAAACGGCGTTGGGAACAGGGCCGCCAAACCAGCAATAATGGAGCTTTCTGATCACGTGATTGAGAAACTTATTTTCCTTTCACTCTGCGGATTGCCTATCCGCTGTCATGCTCCGAATAGTTGAATTCCAAGATTGTCAAATGGTTATTATCTCCTACCCCTTTTTATTTTTCCGTTTTTTCCACAATCAAAATTCTCCTATCATGTTTTCATTCAGATTTTTCTGTTGACTTCTGATAGGCAATCCGCTATCCAGCGGCAAGGCAAAGAAACAGAGGGTAGTAGAGTTCATTTTTATTTCAAAAGCGGAGTTTTTTACAGACTGAATATGGCAGGACTGGGGCGTATGAAATACATGGTGCTTTGCAATCTTCCCTACCGTTTGCGGAAAATCGCCGGACGGGTCGCGAAGAAATGCAGGAGAAGGAGGGACCGGTCCCTTGATGCGAAGCTGGAGGATATCCGCAATCTGCTTATTTATAACCACCCTATTTCCTCAGTTCCTCCGGCTACGGGAAAGTTGAGGCTTCTTCAGGACGGCAATACGGTTTTGCTGGCTCTTTTTGCGCGCAAATGCCGGGAAAACGGGCTGCGGTACTGGCTGGATTACGGGACGCTGCTGGGGGCGGTAAGGCACAGGGGCTTTATTCCGTGGGATGATGATCTGGATGTGAGCATGATGAGGCCGGAGTTTGACCGCCTGCTGGAGCTGCTTCCCGTTCTTTTTCCCCGTGAGGAAGGATTCACCTGGAATAGGCACGCCTTTCTGCAAATAGGGTATGAGGGCACCCCCCTCAACCTTGATGTGTATCCCTATCATTTTTATTCAGAGAGTCTTTCATCACCGGAACGGCATGAGAAGCTGGACAGGCTTATGAGCGGATTTAAGAAAGACGTGGTGCTGGTAGGTGC
This region of Akkermansia muciniphila genomic DNA includes:
- a CDS encoding class I SAM-dependent methyltransferase, yielding MDWNAEWYENKHGFVAEYGRELLSCVPENPEQSILDLGCGTGTLTHALLEKSASVTGLDSSPEMIATARRLYPGMDFRVLDARLMPWRNRFDIVFSNAAFHWIPDQETLLNAVYRVLKPQGKLVCEFGARFNILRIREAFQTALERRSLPYTTRFYFPAAEEYGSVLEQAGLRPETMKEFDRPTPLKDGPDGLRNWANQFFREDLKNLHEEQRIQIFKEMENSLKDELWDGSQWVADYRRIRVTAAR
- the tagD gene encoding glycerol-3-phosphate cytidylyltransferase; this translates as MKKVITYGTFDMLHYGHINLLRRARALGDYLIVALSSDSFNAIKNKQSFFHYEHRRQMLEAIRYVDLIIPENDWEQKREDIIKHNVNIFVMGNDWEGKFDFLKDICEVVYLERTPEISTTRIKNHLKIR
- a CDS encoding tetratricopeptide repeat protein: MLKMIFLLARRIFIRLLLALLPLGLFMFLAQAIPLSPLQSLLALVPVIAFEVWLVIRHLLPVMGELVTKTLYSSNITTDEEVLVEASRRMLNSGDPQGALELLERYRKENPGLVRSWLMESSLLNDMRRYADSVNVLQKGLEYGRWRKEDRALFLYKIGAIYESQLNAPDRARKYWEEAADKYPDTAYGRSALDKL
- a CDS encoding glycosyltransferase family 32 protein, whose amino-acid sequence is MIRKLHYCWFGGPVPNAVLDNVQRWKDLNPEFELIEWNENNIDVSAFEFGRRCLEQKKWGFLGDVVRLQALTEHGGFYLDCDIELVKPLSLLPVNHRFSLGYIYNCALGTAFLYAPPHHPVCMNLLDLYDQIKPDCWPVSNTVYTDYFINEIPGFLLNGKTWSNDLVTIYPKEFFEQPALIRSRGFSIHHCCGSWKPDNGSYFALNMRSSHQIKWLKRKINTAIALRKNEFYACYQAALKGISLKKEYEWRREKAPSPLSA
- a CDS encoding LicD family protein, giving the protein MKEISAPQAKRILVEILQEFHQFCHRENLRYSLYAGSLIGALRHQGFIPWDDDIDVLMPREDYERLFQLYHTSPHPAHLELNDSRTRPDYFYPFMKLEDTRTIMVGKGKERVRIGLHIDIFPLDGMPKSLIAANAYLYLHRLFRHATTLASLHLRVKGRSLPKQLFLFMFKTLTLGAASARWNKISHWIARRYSWEKSRWAGNVIWGYGTKEKVPGAYYQGNQAVPFEGFQFDAMGNADGYLRCVYGNYMTPPPPEKRIPTHITPGEIYIKNPCSVPDSGQSLSRAERP
- a CDS encoding LicD family protein; amino-acid sequence: MKYMVLCNLPYRLRKIAGRVAKKCRRRRDRSLDAKLEDIRNLLIYNHPISSVPPATGKLRLLQDGNTVLLALFARKCRENGLRYWLDYGTLLGAVRHRGFIPWDDDLDVSMMRPEFDRLLELLPVLFPREEGFTWNRHAFLQIGYEGTPLNLDVYPYHFYSESLSSPERHEKLDRLMSGFKKDVVLVGARMNLTDEQVQEKIRRDVLEGRDAAGEEEAPGIFLSPAITFTKNTHLSYETFFPLGSAEFEGVMFSVPNHARQYLQFFYGDYLSYPERIQFKHPSVKAMVEKVPFEAAVNRFIDVYGKRIDAPRP